A section of the Apostichopus japonicus isolate 1M-3 chromosome 1, ASM3797524v1, whole genome shotgun sequence genome encodes:
- the LOC139968823 gene encoding uncharacterized protein, protein MTSSNQQWSTTSYQGVSQSSSQDSSLSSSKELQPTSQGRAKWSSNSSAFRRRYSGFPNYREYEINPPPWNSLRIATFSIHKQSSQRFWGLLLGSNSNDHADSENPDIFYNPEQSGVKMFLPTADLMMENGPHYANLLLVFDGRKVRLSSDDITFIDQFKVRFGPGVCKKTCLVLLNADEMIKGQTITEYMNNGANETLKQLASDFDGRILGIPSDARKTCTNEFLQHELTSILSRCDEPYKPKCLAALSWRLYGAYYYSCKFCCSYCSCCLNDNY, encoded by the exons ATGACTTCGTCAAACCAACAATGGTCAACTACGTCCTACCAGGGAGTCTCGCAATCTTCAAGTCAAGACTCATCACTTTCCTCAAGTAAGGAGCTCCAGCCTACATCGCAAGGG AGAGCGAAATGGTCTTCCAATAGCAGTGCTTTCAGAAGAAGGTACAGTGGTTTCCCAAATTATAGAGAATATGAAATTAATCCACCACCATGGAATTCTCTTCGTATTGCTACGTTTAGCATCCATAAGCAGTCCTCACAACGCTTCTGGGGACTACTTTTAGGTAGTAATAGTAACGACCACGCCGATTCTGAAAATCCAGACATATTCTACAATCCTGAACAATCCGGAGTGAAAATGTTTTTACCCACAGCTGATCTGATGATGGAGAATGGACCACATTACGCCAACTTGCTTTTAGTGTTTGACGGTAGAAAAGTGCGACTTTCTTCCGATGATATCACATTTATCGACCAGTTTAAG GTCAGGTTTGGTCCTGGTGTCTGCAAGAAAACCTGTCTTGTTTTGCTGAATGCCGATGAAATGATTAAAGGGCAGACGATTACAGAATATATGAACAACGGAGCCAACGAAACATTGAAACAACTAGCGAGTGACTTTGATGGGAGAATACTAGGAATCCCGTCAGACGCGAGGAAAACATGTACCAACGAGTTCTTGCAGCATGAATTAACTTCAATCTTGAGTAGGTGTGACGAGCCTTATAAACCGAAGTGTTTAGCTGCCTTGTCTTGGAGACTTTACGGTGCCTACTACTATAGTTGTAAATTCTGCTGTAGCTACTGTAGCTGTTGTCTCAACGACAACTACTAG